CAGGACCTTCAGCACAGACTATCTGCTGCTACCTACCCCAATTTCCACCTTGATAGATGAGATTGAAGTTGTCCtcctgttaaaaaaaaacctgtgacaATGTTCTCCAAACCAGAACCTTCCCAAGAACATGGATGTTTTTCAAAGACAACACATGGCCACTTTTTCTGAAACTAACTTTATTGTGACCTGATGGTTCGAACCCCTTTTCCAGGCGCATTGGAGAAACTGGGTTTGCTTTTCCAGTCCTCTCGGTCTTCCTCAAGGGACTTAGTGCTGGTGGTGGGCGTGCCCATCATCCCCTTCTTGGTGAATGTGCTCATGAGTGGCAATGGTCAACTTGCAGATGAAGACCATGAATTCTCCAAAGGACAGTTGATTGTCCTGGTCCTGGTCCAGCTGCTTGAATAATTCTTCAATGGCCTTGGGGTT
The Anolis carolinensis isolate JA03-04 unplaced genomic scaffold, rAnoCar3.1.pri scaffold_14, whole genome shotgun sequence genome window above contains:
- the LOC100553681 gene encoding protein S100-A12; the encoded protein is MSPTQMESCMETVVNIFHQYSVRQDHFDKLSKKEMSQLVHKQFPNWLKEQKNPKAIEELFKQLDQDQDNQLSFGEFMVFICKLTIATHEHIHQEGDDGHAHHQH